The window CGTCCCGGCCTGATCGACCTCGCCCGCACCGCCCTGACCAAGCTCGGACAGCCCGTCTCCAGCAGCAGCCCGTCCCCCACGGTCAATCCCGAGACCGGCCCCTGACCTCTCGCCTACCTACGACGTCCGCGGGACCCTTCGGGGTGGTATTCCCCTCCAGAAGGAAGGGAAATACCACCGGGCCACCGCCTCGGGCCGCGGGCGGCGCCGGTAGGGTGATCAGCCATGTCGGCGCAACCGCTGCGGGAACTTGTCGAGCCAGGCTGGGCACAGGCTTTGGAACCGGTGTCCGAACGGATCGCGGCCATGGGTGACTTCCTGCGCGCGGAGATCGCGGCGGGGCGTAGCTACCTCCCGGCCGGACAGAACGTCCTGCGGGCCTTCCAGCAGCCCTTCGACGACGTCCGGGTACTCATCGTCGGGCAGGATCCGTACCCGACCCCGGGAATGGCGATCGGGTACAGCTTCGCGGTCGCACCCGAGGTGCGCCGGCTTCCGGGCAGCCTGGAGAACATCTTCCAGGAGCTGCGTGCCGACCTCGACGTGCCGGCGCCCTCGAACGGTGACCTCACGCCGTGGACCCGGCAGGGCGTGCTGCTGCTGAACAGGGCGTTGACGACGGCGCCGCGCCAGCCCGGCTCGCACCGGGGCAAGGGCTGGGAGGAGGTCACCGAGCAGGCGATCCGCGCCCTGGCCGGCCGGGGCAAGCCGCTGGTCGCGATCCTGTGGGGCGCCGACGCGCGCGGCCTGCGGCCCTTTCTGGCCGACACCCCGACGATCGAGTCCGCCCACCCGTCACCCCGCTCCGCGGACCGCGGCTTCTTCGGCTCCCGGCCGTTCAGCCGCGCCAACGACCTCCTGCTCCGTCAGGGGGCCCAATCCGTCGACTGGCGACTCCCGTAGACCGAGCGGCCGAGCCGACAGGCTGACCCGACGGCCCCCGGCAGTCGGCGTGAGCGGGGGTCTGGGCGGGGATGCCGGTGTTCGAGCCAGGCCGTGATGTTCGATCAGGGCGTCGAGGGCCGGTCTATGCGGTAGACGTAGTGCAGTGGGTCGTCGATGGGGTTGTCCGGTGCGATGGCTCCCTGCCCGACCCGCCGCAGCCCGGCTTTCTCCAGCGCCCGCCATGACGCCCGGTTCGCCGCCACCACCGACACCATGACGCAGGTGGCCTCGGGGAAGTCCGACCAGATTCTGAGGATCATCGATGTGATCATGTCGGGGCCCAGGCCACGCCCTATCTGGTCGGGTTCACCGATCAGATAGTCGATGCCGATGGCGCCCGCAGGAACGTCGACGATGGGTGCCAGCTGGTCGTGATCCTCCGGGTAGTCCGCGATGCGGCACCGTTGCATCAGCCCGATGGGCCGCTCGTCCAGCAGGGCGAGGAAGTCCTCCGACGGCTCCTCGCCGCGGGCCGCGGGCCCGAAGTCGCGTTGGACCGCGGCGGCCGTGGTCTCGTGGTTCCACCACCGGGCGACATGTGGTCGCTCCAGCCATCCCCGCAGCAACGCGAAGTCGGACTCGTCGAGCCGCCGCCAGGTGATCATCGTGGACCGCTCCGATGCGATGACGTCACGTACGTACAGCTGCCGGCCATGGCCGGTGACGACCGGCCGGCGAGATCCGCCTGTTGGTATGTCCTCGCTGTGCGGCCATCCTGTCAGACCCACGCCGTCCCGTGCCTGGCAGGTCACGCGTGGCGGCGCGGAAAATGCGATACAGGCCCTCCACAGGGTTCTCTCATGCGTGCACAGGATTCCCACGGCTTCGGCACAGGGAGCGGAACTAGCCTGACGGCCAGGCGGCTGAGCTGGGGAAACGCAGAGGAAGAACGTTTCGGCCCGGCCGCTGAAGGGAGTCCGGAAGGCCGGGCGTGAATTATCAATTTGCATGCCGAGAGGAAGCCCTGTGCGTATTTCCAGGAATGTTCGTCGCACCATTTCCGTGACGCTGGCCGGGGCGGCGGTCGTCGGCGTGGCGGCGCTGCCCGCCAGCGCCGCCACCGCGTCGCCGGCGGCGCGGCCGGCGGTGGTGTCGGCGAGCCCGGCCCGTCAGCAGGTGCGCGTGGACATCGCCATCACGCCGGCCTCGCTGCCGGCGGGAGCGCGGGCCGTGTTGGTCCGCGACGTCACGGCCGGCACCGTCGTCGGCGTCTTCCCACTGAGGACGGACGCGGTGACCCACGTGACGGTGACGGTGCCAGCCGGGACGACGCTCGACATCTCAGCGTTGACCTCGGCGAACGCGAACCGGCCGGCGCGGCTCGGCACCGTGCGGGTCGTCGTGGGGGCCCAGGGCTCGACGGCCGCGGGCAACACCGTGGCGGTCACGTTCCGCCGGGGCGAGAAGCCGCGGGCGGCGGCGAGCGCGCAGCTGGGCCGGCAGGGCGCGAAGGTCTCCGTGCTCTGATCCCGTCCGGCCGGGTGCGCGGCGCGGGGGCACCGCGCACCCGCTCGGCGCCGACCTGTTCAGGTACGGCGAAGGACGTGGCCGCCGCGTATCGCCCGCTGCGGTTGCGCGTCGTCGCGAGGCGCGTGGCTTGGGTGACCCGCGCCGCCACGAGCGGTGCGGACAGTCCTTCCGCACGGCCGAATCCCAGGACTTACGTCAGGGCCTGGTAGTCGACGCGGATCCCGGAGTTCTCAGGGATGACGAACACCGGTGCGCCGCTGGTACGAAACCACCCCATGGGTAGCAGCACGTAGCTCTTGGACGTTCGCACCAACAGCCGCAGCCCGGAATATCGGAAGCGGTAGGCCGACTCCGGCTGGTCCAGCAGGTCCATCCGGGTGCCGTAGCCCGACAGATAGAGCCGGTCGCGGCTGTAGACGACCACCCCCGTCGTCTGGTTGGACAGGTGCTGGGTCATCCTTTCGGCGATCGCCTCGCCCTGCAGGGCGCCGTAACTGCCCATCGCCCAGAACGCCGCGAGGATCAGCACGCCGACCGCCGCACCTCGTTGGACGGTGTCGGCCTGGCGGAAGGTGGCCGGAGTCGCGATCCATCGGTGCCGCAAGTGGATACCGAAGGTCGTCAGGAGGACGCCGATACCCAGTGCCAGCGGCGGTAGCAGCTGTTTCAGCGGCAGCCGGGTCTGCTCCGGCAGCGGTGAGACGAAGGCGGCCAGTGCCCCGAAGCCCGCGGCCGTCACGCCTGCCGCGATCAGCAGCGGCGTGACGGCGCAAACGTAGCGCAGGTAGCGGGCGGCGTCCGGGCGTCCGGCCAGGATGTCCATGCCCCGGTAGAGCCAGTACCAGCCGAGCGCGCCCAGCAGGAACAGCGCCGCCGGTCGGAAGACCACCGAAGGGCTGCGTTGGACATAGTCGAAGGTTCCGAACCCCAGCGTCCCGACGTCGACACCGAAGTAGCTGTACACGGTGGTCGTCCGCACGTAGCCGAAGTAGGTCAGCAGTGCCGCTGCTACCGAGACCGGCGTGAGGACCTTCGCTGCCAGTTCCACGACCGCGCCGATGTCCCGCGTGTTGGAGGCGGGCGGCGTGCCCGGGCCCGTCACCAGCGGTCAGCCCACTGAGGAAGAGCCAACGGGGCCAGGGGCGGTCGACGTGGACTGCGTCTGCGTGGGAAAAGGATCCAACGAGGTTCGTCCTGTCTGCGTCATTGAGCCCTTTGGCAAGGGCGGCTGGACGTCGCCGCTCTCTCCGGCCCCTCCCTCGGGCCCGGGCGCTCTCGCCGGCGCGGGTGCCTGGCTGGCCCCGGTGGCGCTGGCAGGCGGGTTGCCACCTCGAGTCGGCGTTGGCGTTCCGCCGGACGCGGACACCTTCGGGTCGGGGCCTCTCTCCGGCCCGGTCTCATCTGACGATCCGCACCCGACGAGAAGAACGGCCGCCAGCCCGAGGACCACGGCCGAGAGGCCGAGGGTGGGTGGGTTTGCTCCGGTCATCGTGTACGGCGGCATCCGGGCACCTGCCTGTGTCTGGAGAGCGAGGTCGCCGGAGTCGCCGCATGCGAGACCGACCACGAGCGAACGGCACTCACGGTAGCGTTGCTGCTACGTTCAGTCGATAGATCGACGGTCGGGTGCCCTGGCCGACGCTTCGCTGTCTGAACGTATGGGGGTCCCCACCGTGCCGTCCGGCTCGACACAGGTCTCCGGCTGGCCCGGCTCCCGCGCCCCGGCCGGGCCAGCCGGCCCGGCCGGGAGAGCGGGGACGGCCGCCGGGCGGCCGCCGCGCAGCGCGGAGGCGGTGGCGGCGACCAGGGCGAGGACCGCGGCGACGGCGAACACCACGACCAGGCCCTGGTGAAACGGGCCGGAGATCAGGCTGGGGAAGAACTCGTGGCCGGTGAGCGCCTGCCGCTGTCGCGGGGTGAGCTGCGCGAGCGTGCCGGCCGGGAGCAGGTGCTCGACCGGGTTGAACCCCAGCTGCGCGGCGAACAGCGACGCGACGGGTGGCAGGTGCCCGACCTGGGTGGCCACGTCCGCCGGCACGCCCTGCTGGGTGAGCCCCGTGGACAGGGCCCGCGGGAGGCTGCCCGCGAGCCCGGCGACCATGAGGGAGAAGAAGACCCCGATCGACAGCGCCGTCCCCGTGTTCTGGAACGTCGCGCGCATCCCCGACGCCACGCCCCGCTGCGGCGCCGGCACACTCCCCATGATCGACGAGGAGTTCGGGGAGGCGAACATGCCGCTGGCGATCCCGTTCACCGTGATCAGCAGCGCGAACGGCACGTAGCCGAAGTCGACCGGCAGCAGCATGAGGCCGACGAACGTGGCGCCGAACAGCACCGCCCCGGAGCTGGCGATGCCCCGGGAGCCCAGCCGGTCGGACAGGTAGCCGCTGATCGGCCCGGCGACGAGGAACCCGAACGTGAGCGGCAGCAGGAAGACGCCGGCCCACAGGGGGGTGTCCTCGTAGTCGTAGCCGTGCAGCGGCAGCCAGACGCCCTGCAGCCAGATGATCAGGATGAACTGCATCCCGCCACGGCCGATCGACACGCACAGCCCGGCGATGTTGCCCATGGTGAAGGCCCGGTTGCGAAACAGCTCCGGGCGCAGCATCGGGGCCTTGATCCGGTTCTCGACGGCGACGAACGCCAGCAGCAGGGCGACCCCGCCGACGAGCAGGGCGATCACCAGCGGCCGGGTCCAGCCCATGGTGTGGCCGGCGTAGGGCTGCAGGCCGTAGGTCACGGCGACGAGCACCGCGGACAGGCCGACGCCGAAGGTGAGGTTGCCCCACCAGTCGATCCGGCCGCCGCCACGTTCCGTGGTCTCCCGCAGCCGGGCGTAGGCCCAGATCGTGCCGAAGATGCCGACGGGGACGTTGACCCAGAAGACGGCCCGCCAGTCCCAGGCGGCGAGCAGGCCGCCGGCGACGAGGCCGACGAACTGGCCGGCGAGCGCCGCGACCTGGTTGATGCCGAGCGCGAAGCCGCGCTGCTCCGCGGGGAAGGCGTCCGTGAGGATCGCCGCCGAGTTCGCCGTCAGCATCGACCCGCCGACGGCCTGTAACAACCGCCAGCCGATCAGCCAGGTCGCCCCGTGCGCCTTGTCGAACGGGTCGAACGACAGGAGCACGGAGGCGACGGTGAACACCGCGAACCCGGCGTTGTAGAGCCGGACGCGGCCGAACATGTCGCCGAGGCGGCCGACGGTGACCACGAGAACGGCCTGCACCAGCCGGTAGCCCATGATCATCCATAGCAGGAAGGCGATGTTGCCTGGGGCTAATGGGTCCAGGTGCACGCCCCGGAAGATCGCCGGCAGCGCGATCAGCACGATCGAGCCGTCGAGCGCCGACATGAACACGGCCGCCGTGGTGTTCGTCAGCGCCGTCCACCGGTAGGGGTCGGGCACCGGCCGGGCGGGAGCGGTCGCGGTGGGCGGGATCGGTGGGACGGCGGCCGGGTCGGCCGCGGGTGGCGCCCCCATCAGGCGTGCGTCTTGGCGAGCAGCTCCAGGATCTCGGCGGTGGTGGCGGTCTCGCCGAGGCGGGGGAAGATCACCTGGAGGCTGTGCCGGTGGGACTCGACGGACATGTCCGCCATCGCGTCGGTGGCCAGTGTGACGTGGTAGCCGTGCTCGTGGGCGGCGCGGGCGGTGGACTCGACGCCAATGCTCGTCGCGACGCCGGTGAGCACGATCTGGGTGACGCCGCGGCGGCGCAGGATGACGTCCAGGTCGGTGCCGTGGAACGCCCCCCAGTTGCGCTTGGTGACGACGAGGTCCTCCGGGTGGCCGGCGAGCTCGTCGACGATCTCGTCCCACCCCGCGGGCCGGGGCATCGCCGCCATGCCGCGCCCGGCGTCGGTGCGGCCCGGTGGTGTGTCCGCCCCGTCGGCGGCGAACGAGACGCGTACGAGCACCACCGGCAGGCCGGCGGCGCGGAACGCGTCGGCGAGTGCCCCTGTCCGGGTGACGACCTCGCTCGCTGCCTGCGGGACGGTGGGCCTGCCGACGACGCCCTTCTGCAGGTCAATGACGACGAGCGCGGTCTTCGGGTCCAGCGCGGTGGCGGTCATGGACTC of the Pseudofrankia saprophytica genome contains:
- a CDS encoding uracil-DNA glycosylase, which gives rise to MSAQPLRELVEPGWAQALEPVSERIAAMGDFLRAEIAAGRSYLPAGQNVLRAFQQPFDDVRVLIVGQDPYPTPGMAIGYSFAVAPEVRRLPGSLENIFQELRADLDVPAPSNGDLTPWTRQGVLLLNRALTTAPRQPGSHRGKGWEEVTEQAIRALAGRGKPLVAILWGADARGLRPFLADTPTIESAHPSPRSADRGFFGSRPFSRANDLLLRQGAQSVDWRLP
- a CDS encoding GNAT family N-acetyltransferase — translated: MITWRRLDESDFALLRGWLERPHVARWWNHETTAAAVQRDFGPAARGEEPSEDFLALLDERPIGLMQRCRIADYPEDHDQLAPIVDVPAGAIGIDYLIGEPDQIGRGLGPDMITSMILRIWSDFPEATCVMVSVVAANRASWRALEKAGLRRVGQGAIAPDNPIDDPLHYVYRIDRPSTP
- a CDS encoding transcriptional regulator; amino-acid sequence: MTLAGAAVVGVAALPASAATASPAARPAVVSASPARQQVRVDIAITPASLPAGARAVLVRDVTAGTVVGVFPLRTDAVTHVTVTVPAGTTLDISALTSANANRPARLGTVRVVVGAQGSTAAGNTVAVTFRRGEKPRAAASAQLGRQGAKVSVL
- a CDS encoding MFS transporter, with amino-acid sequence MGAPPAADPAAVPPIPPTATAPARPVPDPYRWTALTNTTAAVFMSALDGSIVLIALPAIFRGVHLDPLAPGNIAFLLWMIMGYRLVQAVLVVTVGRLGDMFGRVRLYNAGFAVFTVASVLLSFDPFDKAHGATWLIGWRLLQAVGGSMLTANSAAILTDAFPAEQRGFALGINQVAALAGQFVGLVAGGLLAAWDWRAVFWVNVPVGIFGTIWAYARLRETTERGGGRIDWWGNLTFGVGLSAVLVAVTYGLQPYAGHTMGWTRPLVIALLVGGVALLLAFVAVENRIKAPMLRPELFRNRAFTMGNIAGLCVSIGRGGMQFILIIWLQGVWLPLHGYDYEDTPLWAGVFLLPLTFGFLVAGPISGYLSDRLGSRGIASSGAVLFGATFVGLMLLPVDFGYVPFALLITVNGIASGMFASPNSSSIMGSVPAPQRGVASGMRATFQNTGTALSIGVFFSLMVAGLAGSLPRALSTGLTQQGVPADVATQVGHLPPVASLFAAQLGFNPVEHLLPAGTLAQLTPRQRQALTGHEFFPSLISGPFHQGLVVVFAVAAVLALVAATASALRGGRPAAVPALPAGPAGPAGAREPGQPETCVEPDGTVGTPIRSDSEASARAPDRRSID
- a CDS encoding isochorismatase family protein is translated as MTATALDPKTALVVIDLQKGVVGRPTVPQAASEVVTRTGALADAFRAAGLPVVLVRVSFAADGADTPPGRTDAGRGMAAMPRPAGWDEIVDELAGHPEDLVVTKRNWGAFHGTDLDVILRRRGVTQIVLTGVATSIGVESTARAAHEHGYHVTLATDAMADMSVESHRHSLQVIFPRLGETATTAEILELLAKTHA